In Neochlamydia sp. AcF84, the following proteins share a genomic window:
- a CDS encoding IS5 family transposase, with the protein MPGRFEGLTDTQWRILQPLWPQNPPKNLKGKPHTPWRKICNSLFWILITGSRWCDLPKGPNWGSRSATHRWLGKWQEDGTLDSLLAALKECADVAGMINWERLAIDGFFFQGGKGGGELIDYGYKGKGMTTHLLVDGNGSPLSFEVTSAKGDERKQVEKLIDPHMDKLQRLYEFSQVIPILEADKGYDSEKLREKLLKRKIYPFIPRRRIGAIKKAEVIACQLKKWRWQVERAISWLQRKFRRIVVRWERQVKYWKGLLNFSLIMFWIGRLSG; encoded by the coding sequence ATGCCAGGAAGATTTGAAGGACTTACAGATACTCAATGGAGAATCTTACAACCGCTTTGGCCGCAGAATCCTCCAAAAAATTTAAAGGGAAAGCCGCATACTCCCTGGAGAAAGATTTGTAATAGCTTATTTTGGATTTTGATTACCGGCTCACGTTGGTGTGATCTGCCTAAAGGACCGAATTGGGGATCAAGATCTGCTACTCATCGGTGGCTAGGTAAATGGCAAGAAGATGGAACTTTAGATAGCTTGCTAGCGGCATTAAAGGAATGCGCAGATGTAGCGGGAATGATTAATTGGGAAAGACTAGCCATCGATGGTTTTTTTTTTCAGGGGGGGAAGGGAGGCGGTGAGTTAATAGACTATGGTTACAAGGGTAAAGGCATGACTACCCATCTTCTAGTAGACGGCAATGGCAGTCCATTAAGCTTTGAAGTAACCAGCGCTAAAGGAGATGAAAGGAAACAGGTGGAAAAGTTGATTGATCCGCATATGGATAAGCTGCAAAGGCTTTATGAATTCAGCCAAGTCATACCTATTTTAGAAGCTGATAAAGGATACGACTCAGAGAAACTTAGGGAGAAGCTGCTAAAAAGGAAAATATATCCATTTATACCTAGACGAAGAATAGGGGCTATCAAGAAAGCTGAGGTGATTGCCTGCCAGCTCAAGAAATGGAGGTGGCAAGTTGAAAGAGCCATATCTTGGCTACAACGAAAGTTTAGAAGAATCGTTGTGCGATGGGAAAGACAAGTGAAGTATTGGAAAGGGTTGTTAAATTTTAGTCTTATAATGTTTTGGATAGGCAGATTATCGGGATAG
- a CDS encoding F-box protein: protein MHPISSVSIESLPNELLLPILEACAVPSLFSVCKRWHHLLASEVLPSLYKKIAQLHFPMVNATTQRALVLAKVYQLNPGLTSTEKVYQVFKQVFTLAKSISPLEFKWKTEEKRGLTLANYSSYLLNVNRLLLWKKLPGGEEYLSREEIKHLPLGKKGELFRDWIEENCKNIMILDLYRVGLTFTPRNRPVISAARAFFKPKPAHQSACRNRAAVSATRALFKSKPAHRLAYRNRAAA from the coding sequence ATGCATCCTATCTCTTCAGTCTCTATTGAAAGCTTGCCCAATGAATTGCTGCTCCCTATCTTAGAGGCTTGCGCAGTTCCTTCCTTATTTAGCGTGTGTAAAAGATGGCATCATCTGCTGGCTTCTGAAGTGCTGCCTTCTCTTTATAAAAAAATAGCCCAGCTTCATTTTCCCATGGTGAATGCCACTACCCAGCGAGCTCTTGTGTTAGCTAAAGTTTATCAACTCAATCCTGGACTTACCTCTACTGAAAAAGTTTATCAAGTTTTTAAACAAGTTTTTACCTTAGCTAAATCTATTTCTCCTTTAGAATTTAAATGGAAAACAGAAGAAAAAAGAGGCTTAACTCTGGCTAATTACTCTTCTTATCTCTTAAATGTTAATCGCCTTTTACTTTGGAAAAAGCTTCCTGGTGGGGAAGAATACTTGAGCCGAGAAGAAATTAAGCACTTGCCTCTAGGGAAAAAAGGGGAGCTTTTTAGAGATTGGATTGAAGAAAATTGTAAAAACATCATGATTTTAGATTTATATAGAGTAGGCTTGACTTTTACCCCCAGAAATAGGCCAGTTATCTCAGCTGCAAGAGCTTTTTTTAAGCCAAAACCAGCTCACCAGTCTGCCTGCAGAAATCGGGCAGCTGTCTCAGCTACAAGAGCTTTATTTAAATCAAAACCAGCTCACCGCTTGGCCTACAGAAATCGGGCAGCTGCGTGA
- a CDS encoding leucine-rich repeat domain-containing protein, giving the protein MPAEIGQLSQLQELYLNQNQLTAWPTEIGQLRELQELFLNQNQLTSLPAEIRQLSQLQRLYLNQNQLTSLPVEIGQLSQLQRLYLNQNQLTSLPVEIGQLSQLQELDLNQNQLTALLMEIGQLSQLKNLQLDQNQLTSLPVEIGQLSQLRALYLNQNQLTALPAKIEQLSQLAWLDLNQNQLTTLPAEIGQLSKLQDFELTANPLKDIAEEIRQRFQL; this is encoded by the coding sequence CTGCCTGCAGAAATCGGGCAGCTGTCTCAGCTACAAGAGCTTTATTTAAATCAAAACCAGCTCACCGCTTGGCCTACAGAAATCGGGCAGCTGCGTGAGCTACAAGAGCTTTTCTTAAATCAAAACCAGCTCACCAGTCTGCCTGCAGAAATCAGGCAGCTGTCTCAGCTACAAAGGCTTTACTTAAATCAAAATCAGCTCACCAGCCTACCTGTAGAAATAGGGCAATTGTCTCAGCTACAAAGGCTTTACTTAAATCAAAATCAGCTCACCAGCCTGCCTGTAGAAATAGGGCAATTGTCTCAGCTGCAAGAGCTTGACTTAAATCAAAACCAGCTCACCGCTTTGCTTATGGAAATCGGGCAGCTGTCTCAGCTAAAAAACCTTCAATTAGATCAAAACCAGCTCACTAGCCTGCCTGTAGAAATAGGGCAATTGTCTCAACTACGAGCGCTTTACTTAAATCAAAACCAACTCACCGCTCTGCCTGCGAAAATCGAGCAGCTGTCTCAGCTGGCATGGCTTGACTTAAATCAAAACCAGCTCACCACTCTGCCTGCAGAAATCGGGCAATTGTCTAAGCTGCAAGACTTTGAATTAACGGCAAATCCTTTGAAAGATATTGCAGAAGAAATAAGGCAGCGTTTTCAATTGTAG
- a CDS encoding ISAs1 family transposase has protein sequence MSEDNTVIMGFLKIVPDPRIERCKKYSLESILFIALTGMLCGADSFIEIVDVADANLEWLKKYVDLPYGIPAHDTVCRVFSLIDKNKFCECFSAWSQSLQKHSSSDIIAIDGKSLCGAYGESLKGMAHMLHAWSIENGLCIAQQAVRDKSNEITALKPLLEMLDLKGCIVTTDAIHSHKKTATLISERGGDYALPIKDNEKDFKEEIEILFTDAFKNEFKGCDADHFKTLEKEHGRIEERNYWVLDAADLPKSKEWSNLKSVGLCQRERTLKGKVTIEQVYYAMSFEVDAKRFARVARDHWQVENNLHWILDVVFEEDKQKYKDKTMAQNLSCLRKMALNLLKKDPRKASLQAKRLRAACNITYREELLKNLFIMR, from the coding sequence ATGTCAGAGGATAACACCGTCATTATGGGATTTTTAAAAATTGTCCCGGACCCAAGAATAGAACGATGCAAAAAATACAGCTTAGAATCCATTTTATTTATAGCTCTAACAGGGATGCTCTGTGGGGCAGATAGCTTTATAGAAATTGTAGATGTAGCGGACGCTAATTTAGAATGGTTAAAAAAATATGTAGATCTACCTTATGGAATCCCCGCTCATGATACAGTTTGTAGAGTTTTTTCATTAATAGATAAAAATAAATTTTGCGAATGTTTTTCTGCATGGAGTCAATCACTGCAAAAACATTCATCTAGCGACATTATTGCAATAGATGGAAAAAGTCTTTGTGGAGCATATGGAGAAAGTTTAAAGGGCATGGCCCATATGCTACATGCATGGAGTATAGAAAATGGTCTTTGCATTGCTCAGCAAGCCGTAAGGGATAAATCGAATGAGATAACAGCTTTAAAGCCGTTGTTAGAAATGTTGGATTTAAAAGGATGCATAGTTACTACGGATGCCATTCATTCTCATAAAAAAACAGCGACTTTAATTTCAGAAAGAGGTGGAGACTATGCTTTACCAATAAAAGATAATGAAAAGGATTTTAAAGAAGAAATTGAAATCTTATTTACAGATGCCTTTAAAAATGAGTTTAAAGGTTGTGATGCTGACCATTTTAAAACATTAGAAAAAGAACATGGTCGTATAGAAGAGCGCAATTATTGGGTTTTAGATGCAGCAGATTTACCTAAATCAAAAGAATGGTCTAACTTAAAATCTGTGGGTCTATGTCAGAGGGAGAGAACTCTAAAAGGAAAAGTGACGATAGAACAAGTATATTATGCAATGAGTTTTGAAGTTGATGCAAAGAGGTTTGCCAGAGTGGCTAGAGATCATTGGCAAGTAGAGAATAATTTGCACTGGATTTTGGATGTAGTCTTTGAAGAAGACAAGCAAAAATATAAAGACAAAACAATGGCACAAAATTTAAGTTGTTTGCGAAAAATGGCTTTAAATCTTTTAAAAAAGGATCCTCGCAAAGCATCTTTGCAAGCAAAGCGCTTGAGAGCTGCATGTAATATTACTTACAGAGAAGAACTTTTAAAAAATTTATTTATAATGCGTTAA